The genomic interval CCTCGCCCCTGAAGGGGAGAGGGCTGGGGTGAGGGGCTTTCTTGGTAAGTAGTGTGAAGTTGATGACATTGGTCCCTGTGAGGAGAGGGCTGGCAGGGAACCTCTGCTCTAGGGGCTTCCAATGTGGCAGGTGAGGGAGAAGAGATGCCCTCACGGGCGAGGGAGAAGATGTGCCCATACTATCAAGATGATTTACTATGACCAAAGCAATTTGACTAATTTAACATTGTGTAGTTAGTACACGTCGCGCCACAATAGCGAGGTTACCACAGAGGTTAATGGAGTCTTTTGAAGATACTGAGAGAGAAAGGAAACACCATGAAAAAGATAGGCATCCTGTTCCTGGCTTCCCTGTTCCTGGCTTCTTTGATGTGCTTGATTACTCCGAATGGTTTCGCCCAAAAGGAAGTTAAAGAGATCCTTGTATTTGCCGGTGCGGGAATGCAGGCACCTTTGGATGAAATCGGGAAAAAGTTTGAGGCGCAGTATGGAGTAAAGGTTATTTATGACTACGAAGGGAGCGGGAGGCTCGGTAATAAAATCCTGGTCGGGCAGGAGCCCGATGTATTTATTCCCGGCAGCGAGAAGTGGGCCAGGCTTCTCAAGGAGAAGGGCTATGTCAAGGAGTATAAACCGATCGCCTATCATACCCCCGTTGTCATTACTCAACCGGAAAACAGCAGGATAAAATCCCTGAAGGACCTGGCTGACCCGAACTGCTCGGTCGTCCTTGGCGATATCGAGGCTGCGGCTATCGGCGAGCCTTCTTCGGCGATATTGAAAAAAGCCGGTATTGAAGAATCGAAAATGAACATAAAAGCCAGAGGGATAACCATTAAGCAACTGGTACTATGGATCGAAGAAAAAAACGCTGACGCCTCGATCGTCTGGAAGGCGGATGCCGTGCTATCGGGCAAGGTTAAAATTATCGAGATTTCTCAAGAATATAATTCTATCAATATTATACCTGTTTGCCGGATGAAAAAGGACAACCAGTGGATATCCCAATACATCCAATCCGTGTTGAGCGCTGAAGGGAAAGGGATCTTCGCCAAACAGGGATTTGAGGTTGTGAAATAGAGAAAGACATGAAAAGACTTGCTTTTGATTTTGCCATATCCTGCGCGGCGGGAATTTTCACCTGTTTTATCGTACTCCCCATAGCCGGTTTATTTACCGTTACACCTTTTCGGGAGCTGATGAGCCAGTTTCAATCTCCGCTGATCTGCTCATCCATTCTGGTCAGCCTTGAGACTTCGCTGACGGTGGTTTTCCTGGCCTTCTGCCTGGGAGTTCCGATGGCCTACTTATTGGCTACTACCCAATTCAGGGGGAAAGAGGTTCTCGATACCCTGATCGATCTTCCCATCACCCTGCCACCCCTGGTGGCAGGGCTGGCCCTTTTGATTATCCTGGGAGGAAACAGCCCGGTGGGGGATTTTTTTTCCAGGCATGGTGTTGATCTGGTATTTTCCAAAAAAGGGATCATCATGGCCCAGCTCTTTGTCTCTGCGCCCTTTTTAATCAAATCGAGCCGTCAGGCGTTTGAATCGATCGGTGAGAATATCATGAAGGCTTCTTCGACTCTGGGAGCATCGAAGTTTTATACTTTTAAAAATGTCGCCCTTCCCCTTGCCAAAAACGGCATCTGTGCCGGAATGGTTATGACCTGGGCCAGGGCTTTGGGAGAATTCGGCGCTACGTCTATGGTTGCCGGCTGCATTCCCTGTAAAACCCAAACCATGACCGTAGCCATATATATGAATGCCATGTCGGGGAAATTATCCTCCTCGATCGCTGTTGCCCTGCTGCTCACGATATTCTCCTTCACCGCGCTCCTGATCTTTAAGTCACGGGCTAAAAAAGGGCAGATCAGGTTATGAGCATCGTTCTCAGGGATATCTCGAAGAGCTATCAGGGCCGGACCGTACTGAACAACCTCAACCTGGAAGTCAGGCAGGGAGAATTTCAGGTCCTGCTCGGCCCAAGCGGCAGCGGCAAGACCACCATTCTTTCGCTCATTGCAGGGTTGATCAGGCAGGATGCGGGAAACGTATTCATTAACGGCCGTGAGGTAAGCGGGGTCCCTGCGGAAAAACGAAAAATTGGTTTTGTTTTTCAGGATTATGCCCTCTTTCCGCATCTTACGGTTTTTAGCAATGCCGCTTATGGTCTCAGGGCCAGAGGAGTTAAAGAAAGCGCTGTAACCCGGACGGTCAACCACTATCTGCATAAAATGGGGATTGCAGGCGAAAGGGACAAATTCCCCCATCAGTTGAGCGGAGGGCAAAGGCAAAGAGTTGCCCTGATCAGAGCGCTGGTTACCGAACCGGATATACTGCTTTTGGATGAGCCTATGAGCAGCCTCGATGCCCCATCCAGGGAAAAAATAGGCGATGAGCTGCGAAGCATTCAGCAAACAATGCAGCTTACGGCGCTCTATGTCACCCACAACCAGAGTGAAGCCACCGTGCTGGCAGATCGCGTCTGTGTGCTCAACCACGGGAGGATAGAGCAGATCGGGACTGCGGATGAAATCTTCCATCACCCCAGGACCGAATTTGTTTCCCGCTTTGTCGGTGCAAAAAATATTTTGAAAACAGAGGTAATCGAAATACGGGAACATGAGGCGATTCTGAGAATCACTAATGAAGAGCTTCGTCAGCCTTTTCAGGTTAAGGCCGCGAGGTACCCTATCCTTGAAAAGGGTAAAAAGATACCACTGTGCCTGCACCCGGAAAAAATCAGTATCAAAAACGAGTGGCAGGCCATTGCCATGACTATGCCGAGGACAAGAGCGGGGGCAGAGGCAGGCCCCCCGATGAACATGGTTGCCGGGAAAATTGTCCATAGCATACCAGGCCTTATAAGCGTCAGGGTAACCATTGACCTTGGAGGCATGGAATTATATGCGATAATTCCTGAAGCCTCTTTTCACTTCAGACCCTCTGAGCAGGTATGGATTTGCTTTCCCCCTGATGCGCTGCACCCCTTGTGCGGCAAGAGCTGTAAGGATCCGGTAAATCAAAGAAAATGCTTTAATCATGAAGAAGCAATAATTGCAAGAGCTACAAACGAAGGAGCAGCAAGCCATGAAAGGTATCATCGACACCACATTGAGAGAAGGAGAACAGTCGGCCTACGTCTATTTTAACCTTGCCGAAAAGCTTCACATCATCGGTCTGCTCGATAAAGTGGGTGTCGATGAAATAGAGGCAGGGGTTGCGGTCATGAATCCGGAAACCAAAGAGCTTTTCAGGCAGGTCAGGGAAAGGACCCTGAGCCCGCGGCTTTCCCTCTGGTGCCGATGCCTGTCCAGTGACATCGATGAAACCTTAAGCCTTTCGCCGGATATCCTGTCCATGTCTATCTCAGTCTCGGATATTCACATCAAAAAGAAACTTGGCAAGGACAGAAAATGGGTATTGACCAGGGTCAGTGAGAGTATACAACAGGCCAAAGATACGGCGCCCTCCTGTTATCTCTCTCTTGGTCTTGAAGACGCTTCCAGGGCCGATCATGCCTTTGTCGAAAAGGTATGCTCCCTGGCACAGGAAGAAGGTATCAAGAGAATTCGCTATGCCGATACCGTTGGGATTATGGACCCCATGACCATGATGAGTACAATAACCAGGCTGCGGTCCCTGCTGAAAGTGGACCTTGGCGTACACACCCATAATGACTTTGGCATGGCTACAGCCAATGCCATCAGTGCCCTGGCCGCAGGCGCGGACTTTATTGATGTCACCGTCAACGGCCTCGGTGAGCGGGCGGGAAATGCCGCCCTGGAAGAAGTAGCGGCCTTTTTGGCCAAGAGGAAAGGGGTCGATAAATATAACCTGAAACCCCTCCGGTTCCTTTCCTGGTATGTAGCCAAGGCTTCCCATATTGCTATTCCGCCCAAAAAACCCATTGTGGGAAAAGACATTTTTACCTGTGAATCCGGCATTCACCTCGACGGGCTGATCAAAAACCCTTCAAACTATGAGCCATATGATCCCGCGGAGGTCAATATGGAGCGAAAATTCCTGGTCGGTAAAAAGGCTGGCAGAACCTCACTCAAGCACAAGCTGGAAACCCTTGGTGTCAGGACGGAAGGCAGCCTTCTGATTGAATTGCTCATGAAGGTCAAGGACGAATCTTCACGGCTGAAAACCGATCTCACCAACGAGGAGCTCCTGCATCTTTATAGTATGCAGGAGGATGCCGAAAGCAGGAAATAGGAGCAGAGCTTCTAATACGCATACAACTTCCCATACGGCCAGTGAGTAGAGGGGATGAGTTTGCGGTAGCACGATACCGCTTTCCTTCTCCTGGATCGAATCAGTTTTAGCAAGTTCGCGGCGTCCCTGAGAGTGATCTTCCCTTCCCTGAATGATTGAGCAATGTAATACTCAAACCCCACAGCCGGGCAATTTCCTTAATGATTGGGGTTTTTCGATTTTTTCTTTTTTAGACACATATTCTATAGCCTGGTCGAGGTCTTCCGGTATTCGCATGGATTTACCTTTCATAGTATTTTCTCCAGCACTCCCCGTCCCGCTCTTATTTCACGACTACTTTGCTTACAAAGGAAATAACGGTCTGAATCCAGGATGTTTGAAGCTGTGCAAAGCCAAAGAATATGGCTATAGCAGCAGCAATGAAACCCACGAAGAAGGTAATTGCACTCCCCAGTATCCAATGCCGAGTAGACTTATTGTCCTCTTTAACCTCTGCAAACTGGTTTTTTAATTCCCCGAATTGAGTTTTTAACTCACTCATAGAAGCATTTATCTGAGTGAATTGAGCCTCAAGATATTTGTCAAAGTAATTAGTTTCCTCCGGCATGAATTTTCTCCATTCCAGTTATCTTATAGCCGCCTTAAGATTCTCATTTTCACCGCGACTGTCTGCGATATTCTTAATATTATCCCTACCTTATCGGCACGTCAAGCAAATAATTCAATATTTCACCTTATCCTGGAAAATTTTCAAGACCTATGCTAAAAATTATTAAGGTATTGATTGATTTTACAGAAGCCAAGCAAAAGTGTTATGGAAGGAGTAAAAATATCAAAATTGATTTGATATAATATAGATTTAAAATTACCCGCTCGTGATTAATCGTCCTTCCCCCACCGTGAGCGGCAGTACAACCGGCTGGGAAATTACCGCAACCTGCACTTAGTGTCTATCCGAAAAGTCGGGATGCCGCCAGAATTGATAATGTTTCCCAGGATTTTTCGGATAGGCCCTTAATACGCATACAACTTCCCATACGGCCGGTGGGTATAGGGGATGAGTTTGCAGAAATGCCCTTTGAGGATTTCCTCTGCATCCAGGGAGAAATCACGGGCATATTCCCTGACATAGAGCTCAAGGTTTTTTCTATCCTTCATATCGAGCTCGAAAGTCTTTACTTCCTTGCCCAGTTGATAATCCTTCACCTTACCCCTGATGTACATGGCTCCGCCATGCATGCCGGTGCCGCAGAAGTCTCCCACGATCGGATGGCTTCCATCACTATCCATACCCAGGACAATGATCAATCCTCCGGCCATGTATTCACCCAGATAATCCTGGGCATAGCCGCCGACGATAATGACCGGATAGAGATCCTGGTAGGCTTTCATGTGAATGCCTACCCGGTAGCCGACATTGCCCCGGATGAAGATTTTCCCGCCGCGCATGGAATGTCCGGCAATATCTCCGGCATTTCCGTGGACGATGATTTTTCCGGCATTCATGGTGTTGCCGATCCCATCCTGGGCATTGCCCAAAATCTCGATAGTTGGCCCATCCATAAAAGCGGCAAGATCATTGCCCGGTGTACCGTGGATCGTAATCCTGATATCTTTTCCGGACAAACCGTCTCCGATGTAGCGCTGCCCGTTGATATTCTCAAGACGAAGATCCCTGTGCCCTTCGCGGACCGCATGGTGTATGCTCTCGTTCAGTTCCCGGTAATATATTCCCTTGGCATTGATATTCATGGTATTGGTATTCAGAGTATTAGTATTCATAGCATTCATATCGTTCAGAGCGTCCATAGCCTGCCTACCCTCTCTCTTCCAGACTCAAGGAGAGTCGAAAATCATGATAATAGTTCGAGCTTTGGTTCATATCTCGATCCCCTGGCCGGTAACCATATGTTTCCGATACTCCCTGGGCAGCGAGAGCAGACCGAAATCATCTTTGAGAAGATATTCCCGGAAAGAGGCGATATCGATCTTATCTTTAATCAACCCGGTATAAATTCCCGCCCGGTCGATTTTGTTCACCAGAATTATGCCTACGATTCTGTTATCTTCCAGGACGATTTTCTTATAAACCGAATCCTTTTCACGATAATCCTGGATGACTTCCATCCCGTTTCGTCTTTCACCATCGGCCAGAGTCGAGGGATCGGTCAGTCCTACCGAAATAGTGGGAACACCGGCCAATTCCACGGAATTCATAGGGATGCCACCCTCATACGCTTTCGGTGCCCCGGCCATATTATACCCGGCTATCTTTCCCTGCCTGGCTGCGGTGGGGAGGATAGCGATAGGCCGTGCAGCCTGGGCTATCAAATCGTAGGCCTCCACGGCATCACCGGCAGCATAGATATCATCAACACTGGTTTTCAGATGCTCATCAACCAGGATCCCCCGATTGACACTGATGCCAGCCTCCCTGGCCAGATCCACTCTGGGCCGCACACCGATAGCCACGATCACCAGTTGGCAATCGACCTGGGTACCATCCTTCAGGACAACGCTTCCCACCCGCCCCGGTTCTCCTTCGCGGATCTCCTTCACCGTGCTGTTGGTCAGGCAGGCACAGCCAATTCCTTTTAAGGCCCGCTCGATGATTCTGGAGGCAGTCCGGTCAAAGGTGGCGCTCAGGATCCGGTCCGCCAGTTCCACGATAGTCACCTGAATATCCAGAGCCAGAAGAGCTTCGGTGACTTTCAGGCCGATCAGCCCTCCGCCGACGACCACGGCTTTTTTAACCTGGTGGCTGGCGATAAATTTTTTTACCTGCTGGGCGTCATCAAGGGTGGTAAAGGTGAAAACGCCGGACAGGTTCTGACCCGGCATCTCAGGGACAAAGGGAGCACCGCCGGTAGCCAGAAGGAGCTTTTCATACTGTATCCCGGTCCGGTCATCCAGAACGACCTGCTTGTTTGCACAGTCCAGGCTGACGACTTTGTCTCCCAGAAATGCCTGGACCTTATTGAGGTAATAAAAGGAGGATGGCCGATAGAAAAGCTGCTCCTCTTCGACCTTGTTTCCCAGATAATACGAGATCAAGGGCCGTGAATAGGTATGGCAGGGCTCATCCGAGACCAGACACAGACTCCCCAGCCTGTCCTTTTCCCGGATAGCCTCGACGGCATTGACCGCAGCCGTGGAATTACCGATAATCAAATACTTTGTCTTGGTCATTTTTTATATCCTGACGTCTTATCTTAACGTTTCTATCCTAGCGTTATTTCCTGGTCTTAAAACCGTTTTATCTTTCCTCAAACGTGATGGCCTCGTTGGGACAATTCTGGACACAGACCGGCATCTTCTCCCCTGCGCACAGGTCACATTTCGAAGCAGCCTTTTTCCCTTCCGTATTCCTGGCAATGACACCAAGAGGACAAACCATGATGCACATCCAGCAGCCTACACACTTATTCTCATCACAAATGACCGCCCCGGTTTCTGCATCCCGGTGCAGACTTCCGGTCATGCAGGCTTCGAGACAGGGGGCGTCCTCACAGTGGCGGCACTGAAGAGCAAAGGATAGATACCCCTGCTCCTCAACCAGAACGCGCGGCAGGGCCTTGGGAAATTCGCCCTTATAGGCCTTGACGATCTCCTTTGATTTTGAATGCTGGACCAGGCAATGGATTTCACAGAGCCGGCAGCCCATGCAATATTCTTCGCGAATAACGATCCTTTTCATTCCATCATTCTCCTTCAATTTACCACGCTTCGCCTGCCGGTTTTATCCCCAGGATCTTCAAATCCGTATCCGAAAGTCCAACACCCCGCAGGGCCTCGCGGTTTCCCCGCAGGGATTCAATGGCGTTGATGCCCATGCCGCCCAGCATCTCCTTAATCTCCAGAGACCAGGCCCGCAGGAGGTTGACCAGCCTTCGGGCTCCGATGGAGGGATTCAGCCTCTTGGTGAGGAAGGGGTCCTGAGTTGCAATTCCCCAGTTGCATTTGCCGGTATAGCACTTCTGGCAAAGATGGCAGCCCAAAGCTACCAGGGCTGAAGTGCCGATGTAAACCGCATCTGCGCCCAGGGCAATGGCCTTGATTATATCACCGCTGGTGCGAAATCCGCCGGCAGCGATGACCGAGGCATGATTCCTGATCCCTTCCTCGCGCAACCGGGTGTCAACAGCGGCAATGGCCAGCTCGATGGGAATCCCCACGTTGTTTCTGATAACGGTCGGAGCGGCACCCGTTCCTCCCCGCAGGCCATCGATACTGACAAAGTCAGCTCCTGCCCGCACAACACCCGTGGCAATGGGGGCCACATTATGGACAGCGGATATTTTTACCCCTACCGGCTTCTCGTAGCGGGTAGCCTCTTTCAGGGCGTATATGAGCTGCCGAAGGTCTTCGATCGAATAAATATCATGATGCGGGGCAGGGGAAAGGGCGTCTGTTCCCGCAGGGATCATCCGGGTCCGGCTGACTTCCTCATCGACCTTTTCCCCGGGCAGGTGTCCGCCGATGCCCGGCTTTGCCCCCTGCCCGATCTTGATCTCTATGGCTGCTCCGGCCTTCAGGTATTCCTCATGAACCCCGAACCTGCCTGAAGCCACCTGCACGATGGTGTTGGCCCCATAGGGATAAAGATCCCGGTGCAGCCCGCCTTCTCCGGTGTTGTAGAAGGTGCCGAATTCGGATGCTGCCCAGGCCAGGGATTTACAGGCATTCAGACTGATGGAGCCATAGGACATGGCTGAAAAAAGAATCGGCGTCTGAAGCAGAAGCTGTTTGCCGGGTTTGCTCTTGAGGCGGGCCACGGTGCCCGGCTCCGGCCTGCGTTCCAGCTCAAGCCGGTCCGGCTTGCGACCGAGATAGGTTCGAAGCTCCATAGGCTCCCGCAAGGGGTCTATCGAGGGATTGGTAACCTGTGAGGCATTCAGCAGCATGTGGTCCCAGTAGACCGGAAAGGGCTGATCGCAGCCCATGCCGGTCAATAAGACGCCTCCGGTATCGGCCTGTTTGGCGACCCAGGTCAGCATCTCCTGATTCCAGTTGGCGTTCTGCCGGATCTGTGAAGGATTTCGCCTGATGGTCAAGGCTCCGGTAGGACAAAAGCTTTCACAAAAGTGGCAGCCCACACACTTCTGAGAGGCGGTATTGACCTCATCGGCTTGCCGGTCATACACATGAGCATCGTTCGAGCACATCCGGCAGCAAACCTGGCAGGTTATACATTTATCCTTGTCCCGCTCGACAATAAAATCCGGCACTATCGGTATCCTGGCCATTACAGCACCTCCCTTCGTGCAGCCTCAACCGCCACCTGCGTGGCCAGGGGACTGGCGATATCAATTTTTGCCGGGATATCCTTTTTCAATCTCCCCAGGATCGGCTCTCCTGCCCTTGGCATCCATACCCGGTCAGGCTGAGGGCAGATCTGCCGGATGGCGGATTCCTCGGAGGCAACGTAAACGAAGTTTCCCCATCGGGCCGCCACCAGAGGCCGTAATTTGAGCCGGTCATTCAATCCGAGCATGGTGTCGCTGTTAGCCACTATTATCCCAAAAGGACCATTGAGCAGGGCTGAGCCATATATCATGCGCAAATTTTGATAAAACTCTTTTTCCTCCTCCG from bacterium carries:
- the modA gene encoding molybdate ABC transporter substrate-binding protein yields the protein MKKIGILFLASLFLASLMCLITPNGFAQKEVKEILVFAGAGMQAPLDEIGKKFEAQYGVKVIYDYEGSGRLGNKILVGQEPDVFIPGSEKWARLLKEKGYVKEYKPIAYHTPVVITQPENSRIKSLKDLADPNCSVVLGDIEAAAIGEPSSAILKKAGIEESKMNIKARGITIKQLVLWIEEKNADASIVWKADAVLSGKVKIIEISQEYNSINIIPVCRMKKDNQWISQYIQSVLSAEGKGIFAKQGFEVVK
- a CDS encoding ABC transporter permease translates to MKRLAFDFAISCAAGIFTCFIVLPIAGLFTVTPFRELMSQFQSPLICSSILVSLETSLTVVFLAFCLGVPMAYLLATTQFRGKEVLDTLIDLPITLPPLVAGLALLIILGGNSPVGDFFSRHGVDLVFSKKGIIMAQLFVSAPFLIKSSRQAFESIGENIMKASSTLGASKFYTFKNVALPLAKNGICAGMVMTWARALGEFGATSMVAGCIPCKTQTMTVAIYMNAMSGKLSSSIAVALLLTIFSFTALLIFKSRAKKGQIRL
- a CDS encoding ABC transporter ATP-binding protein; amino-acid sequence: MSIVLRDISKSYQGRTVLNNLNLEVRQGEFQVLLGPSGSGKTTILSLIAGLIRQDAGNVFINGREVSGVPAEKRKIGFVFQDYALFPHLTVFSNAAYGLRARGVKESAVTRTVNHYLHKMGIAGERDKFPHQLSGGQRQRVALIRALVTEPDILLLDEPMSSLDAPSREKIGDELRSIQQTMQLTALYVTHNQSEATVLADRVCVLNHGRIEQIGTADEIFHHPRTEFVSRFVGAKNILKTEVIEIREHEAILRITNEELRQPFQVKAARYPILEKGKKIPLCLHPEKISIKNEWQAIAMTMPRTRAGAEAGPPMNMVAGKIVHSIPGLISVRVTIDLGGMELYAIIPEASFHFRPSEQVWICFPPDALHPLCGKSCKDPVNQRKCFNHEEAIIARATNEGAASHERYHRHHIERRRTVGLRLF
- the aksA gene encoding homoaconitate hydratase (in Methanococcus jannaschii this protein catalyzes the condensation of alpha-ketoglutarate and acetyl-CoA to form trans-homoaconitate; functions in alphaketosuberate synthesis which is a precursor in coenzyme B and biotin synthesis), with product MKGIIDTTLREGEQSAYVYFNLAEKLHIIGLLDKVGVDEIEAGVAVMNPETKELFRQVRERTLSPRLSLWCRCLSSDIDETLSLSPDILSMSISVSDIHIKKKLGKDRKWVLTRVSESIQQAKDTAPSCYLSLGLEDASRADHAFVEKVCSLAQEEGIKRIRYADTVGIMDPMTMMSTITRLRSLLKVDLGVHTHNDFGMATANAISALAAGADFIDVTVNGLGERAGNAALEEVAAFLAKRKGVDKYNLKPLRFLSWYVAKASHIAIPPKKPIVGKDIFTCESGIHLDGLIKNPSNYEPYDPAEVNMERKFLVGKKAGRTSLKHKLETLGVRTEGSLLIELLMKVKDESSRLKTDLTNEELLHLYSMQEDAESRK
- a CDS encoding FAD-dependent oxidoreductase: MTKTKYLIIGNSTAAVNAVEAIREKDRLGSLCLVSDEPCHTYSRPLISYYLGNKVEEEQLFYRPSSFYYLNKVQAFLGDKVVSLDCANKQVVLDDRTGIQYEKLLLATGGAPFVPEMPGQNLSGVFTFTTLDDAQQVKKFIASHQVKKAVVVGGGLIGLKVTEALLALDIQVTIVELADRILSATFDRTASRIIERALKGIGCACLTNSTVKEIREGEPGRVGSVVLKDGTQVDCQLVIVAIGVRPRVDLAREAGISVNRGILVDEHLKTSVDDIYAAGDAVEAYDLIAQAARPIAILPTAARQGKIAGYNMAGAPKAYEGGIPMNSVELAGVPTISVGLTDPSTLADGERRNGMEVIQDYREKDSVYKKIVLEDNRIVGIILVNKIDRAGIYTGLIKDKIDIASFREYLLKDDFGLLSLPREYRKHMVTGQGIEI
- a CDS encoding 4Fe-4S dicluster domain-containing protein; translation: MKRIVIREEYCMGCRLCEIHCLVQHSKSKEIVKAYKGEFPKALPRVLVEEQGYLSFALQCRHCEDAPCLEACMTGSLHRDAETGAVICDENKCVGCWMCIMVCPLGVIARNTEGKKAASKCDLCAGEKMPVCVQNCPNEAITFEER
- a CDS encoding glutamate synthase-related protein, which encodes MARIPIVPDFIVERDKDKCITCQVCCRMCSNDAHVYDRQADEVNTASQKCVGCHFCESFCPTGALTIRRNPSQIRQNANWNQEMLTWVAKQADTGGVLLTGMGCDQPFPVYWDHMLLNASQVTNPSIDPLREPMELRTYLGRKPDRLELERRPEPGTVARLKSKPGKQLLLQTPILFSAMSYGSISLNACKSLAWAASEFGTFYNTGEGGLHRDLYPYGANTIVQVASGRFGVHEEYLKAGAAIEIKIGQGAKPGIGGHLPGEKVDEEVSRTRMIPAGTDALSPAPHHDIYSIEDLRQLIYALKEATRYEKPVGVKISAVHNVAPIATGVVRAGADFVSIDGLRGGTGAAPTVIRNNVGIPIELAIAAVDTRLREEGIRNHASVIAAGGFRTSGDIIKAIALGADAVYIGTSALVALGCHLCQKCYTGKCNWGIATQDPFLTKRLNPSIGARRLVNLLRAWSLEIKEMLGGMGINAIESLRGNREALRGVGLSDTDLKILGIKPAGEAW